The following proteins are co-located in the Gorilla gorilla gorilla isolate KB3781 chromosome 18, NHGRI_mGorGor1-v2.1_pri, whole genome shotgun sequence genome:
- the PRM1 gene encoding sperm protamine P1 — protein MARYRCCRSQSRSRCYRQRQTSRRRRRRSCQTQRRAMRCCRRRNRLRRRKH, from the exons ATGGCCAGGTACAGATGCTGTCGCAGCCAGAGCCGGAGCAGATGTTACCGCCAGAGACAAACAAGTCGCAGACGAAGGAGGCGGAGCTGCCAGACACAGAGGAGAGCCATGA GGTGCTGTCGCCGCAGGAACAGACTGAGACGTAGAAAACACTAA